One genomic segment of Bernardetia sp. includes these proteins:
- a CDS encoding cob(I)yrinic acid a,c-diamide adenosyltransferase, producing MKIYTKTGDKGTTSLISGRRVSKANLRIESYGTVDELNSYIGMLRDQKELQHRKEILIEIQDRLFTIGSLLASDPKKKSHIPIPQIDETDITALEVEIDVMNEELPSMTHFILPGGHQAVSFCHLARTVCRRAERRCTELNKEEEEGIDEIIIRYLNRLSDYIFVLSRMTSYEVKADEIAWKPRV from the coding sequence ATGAAAATATACACTAAAACAGGCGATAAAGGAACAACATCACTCATTAGTGGAAGAAGAGTTTCGAAGGCAAATCTTAGAATAGAATCGTATGGAACAGTAGATGAACTCAATTCTTATATTGGAATGCTGCGAGACCAAAAGGAACTGCAACACCGAAAAGAAATTTTGATTGAAATTCAAGACCGTTTGTTTACTATTGGTTCTCTTCTAGCCTCTGACCCCAAAAAAAAATCTCATATTCCTATTCCTCAGATAGATGAAACAGATATTACTGCATTAGAAGTGGAAATAGATGTTATGAACGAAGAGCTTCCTTCCATGACACATTTTATTTTACCTGGTGGACATCAAGCCGTTTCGTTTTGTCATTTGGCAAGAACAGTTTGTAGAAGAGCAGAACGCCGTTGTACAGAACTCAACAAAGAAGAAGAGGAAGGAATAGATGAAATAATTATTCGTTATCTCAACCGTTTGTCAGATTATATTTTTGTGTTGTCAAGAATGACCTCCTATGAAGTAAAAGCCGATGAAATTGCTTGGAAACCAAGGGTTTAA
- a CDS encoding porin family protein: MKKITFLAVLFIFTGFLSKAVAQSPVRLGLKFNPIISYARITDEDKKSIDGLDASSKLGFSGGLMADFNFSERAAFHTGLLIVSKGYETSIDGLDATTTSKVTAVEVPLALKMRSGDIANGLRIRGLFGGQLGLNVSSKTTSELAGVSVEDRNTSDYYQPLSVDFLVGAGVEYDIETVGTLDFGLSYHHGLTRFNKKGDDGDFGVRALLNYFSLDIGFFF, translated from the coding sequence ATGAAAAAAATAACTTTTCTAGCTGTACTTTTTATTTTTACTGGTTTTTTATCAAAAGCCGTAGCTCAGTCACCTGTGCGTTTGGGTCTGAAGTTTAATCCTATTATTTCTTATGCAAGAATTACGGATGAAGACAAAAAATCTATTGACGGGCTTGATGCCAGTTCAAAACTTGGTTTTTCAGGAGGTCTGATGGCAGATTTCAATTTTTCTGAACGTGCTGCTTTTCATACAGGACTTTTAATTGTCTCAAAGGGATATGAAACGAGTATTGATGGATTAGATGCCACTACAACCTCAAAAGTTACGGCAGTAGAAGTGCCTTTAGCTCTCAAAATGCGCTCTGGAGATATTGCTAATGGTCTTCGTATTCGTGGTCTTTTTGGAGGACAGTTAGGTTTAAATGTTTCTTCAAAAACAACATCAGAGCTTGCAGGTGTTTCTGTAGAAGACAGAAACACAAGTGATTACTATCAGCCTTTGAGCGTAGATTTCTTGGTTGGAGCAGGTGTAGAGTATGATATTGAAACTGTCGGAACGCTAGATTTTGGCTTGAGTTATCACCACGGTCTAACTCGTTTCAATAAAAAAGGTGATGATGGTGATTTTGGTGTCAGAGCCTTACTTAATTACTTCTCGTTAGATATTGGTTTCTTCTTCTAA